The segment GCGGTTATGCCGTGCTGGAAGAGGGTGGAAGCCAGTTGTGGTTGCGTGCCTTGGTCGGCAATCCCGACGGTACTGTTATCCTGCGGGCTGAAGCGCGTGGGCCGGCAGATGCGCCTGAGGCATTGGGCGTTGCTGTTGCGAAAGACCTGCTTGCGCAGGGAGCCGGTGAGATTCTGGCGGCTGTGTATGGCGAAGCCCGTGGTTAGAGGTGCTGTTCAGGCCGATGCTGCTTCGGTGGACGAGGCCTCGGCACTGCGCCCTGAAGTCCTGACGACGCGGCCCGGTTCACGTGGCGCTGTGCTCGATGCCATGCTGGTCGATGCCGGTTGCACGGTGGAATGCCTTGAACTGATGGCTCTCGAGTCGCTGCCCGCGACACAAGCGACCCGTCAGGCCATCATTGATGCGGATCTGTTTCAGGGCGTGGTGGTCATTTCACCGCAGGCCGCCAGTTGCCTGGCGGAATGGCTTGAGGACTGGTGGCCTCAGCTGCCGCAAGGGATCAATTTCTATGCGGTCGGGGCCGCCACTGCTGAAGTGCTGCATGCTCGTCTCGGTGTCAGGGTGCGTGTGCCGCCCCGCGCGACGCGAGGTGTGCACGCCGCAGCCGATGCGCCTGTAGGTACGACCAGTGAAGCATTGCTATCATTGCCATCCTTGCAGCATCTTGAAGGACAACGCTGGCTATTGGCAGCTGGAGAAGGCGGTCGCCCGCTACTCGGTGATACGCTGGAAGCACGCGGTGCCCAGTTGACGCGAATTGCGCTGTATCGACGGGTTGCGTTGGCATTGTCGCCTCAACAGGCTGGCCGTCTGGCGGCGGGCGCGTATGATGCAATGGTGGTGACTAGCAATGAACTGCTCGAGACGGTCCTGACGTCTGTCACGGCAAGCAGCTTGCACCAACCACTGATAGTGTCGAGCCACCGTTTGGCGACATTGGCATGCGCTCATGGGTTCGAGCGCGTGACCGTCGCCGAGGACGCCTCGCCCGGGGCTTTGACGCAGGCTGTCTTGCGTGCCTGCACCCCGGTTACATGACTCGCCATGCGAGAGGGGCCGGCGCCAGTGCGCCAGGCCCGCGTGAGGCCATCGATTTCCAAGAATCCGGAAAAGGGCAAGCGTAGATGAGTAATCGAGAACACCATCAGGAAGATAGTGGGCCTACCGGCATCACGTCCGGCAGGCCTGGCGACAAGGATGCTGCCGCTCGCGCATCAGATGCCACTTCCTCTCCCGGCGATCACGCCACTGACACTGCCTCTGGCCGCCCTGGCGCCGAGGCTCCCCGTTCGTCCTCATCTTCCTCGTCATCCTCTATGGCTGCTGATGCCCCGCGCGAGCGTCGCTCGCGAGGTGGGCGCAACCGTCGCGGACGCGGGAAAGGACAGGGCAGCAGTTCCTCTTCATCCTCATCCTCCACTGCCAGTGAGTCCACTCCCGTGAGCCAGACTTCAGATGATAACGCCTCGACGCCTTCCGGCGAAAAATCACCCTTCTCTGAGCGGAGCACGACGGCCGCGGAGGCGTCCAGTAGCAAGGCGGCTACCAAGGGTTCGGATAGCAAGCCCAAACCGTCCAGCAAGGACAGTAGCCCAGTGACTTCCAGCAAGAGCAGTACCGTCAGTAGTGGCGGTAACAATGGCGGCGGATCCGGCAGTGGAAATACCGGTAAGGGCGGTGGCACAGGTTCAGGTGGCACAGGTTCAGGTGGCACCATGCCTCCGGCCGCCAAGGAAGGGAAGAAGAGTGCGACCGGTATCATCGCGCTGATTCTCGTCATCCTGTTGGCCATTGTGGTCGCGGTGCTGTCCTGGTTTGGCTGGCAGCGTCTCAATGCAATCCCGAGTGCCCAGGGCATCGACAAGCAGGTCAGCGAGAGCGTGACCCAACAGGTCGGCCAGGTGTCCAGCAAGGTCGACGGTTTGTCGAGCACACTTGAGAAGAGTGAGTCTCGCGTCAGCGACCTCGACAAGCGCCTGTCCAGTGAGAGCAAGGGCACGGAAGAAGCACTCAACAAGGTGCTGGAAGAGTTGAGCAAGTCCCAGCAGACCGATGCACGCGACTGGCATTACGCAGAAGCCGAGTATCTGCTGCGCTTGGCGAATCAACGTCTGCAGCTGGAGCGTGACGTGAACGGTGCCGATGCACTGCTCGAGAATGCGGATGCGCGCATTGCCGCCGCCAACAATCCGGCCCTGCTGCCGGTACGCAAGGCGATTCAGTCCGAGCTTGCCAGCCTCGATAGCGTGCCGCGCGTCGATCGCAGTGGTATCTACCTGGCGTTACTGGCGCAGCAGGAGCAGCTGGCTCGCCTGCCGCTCAAGCAGGACGTCGCCGAGATTGCTGCCAAGGTCGAGAATGAGTCTGTCCCCAGCGGTGGCTGGCAGAAACAGCTGGCCCGTTTCGGCAATGAGCTGAAGGACCTTGTCACCGTGCGTCGTCACGACGAAGCACTGGAAGCTCTGATCACGCCAGAGCAGGAATCCTATCTGCGCCAGAACGTGCGCTTGGTGCTTGAGCAGGCCCAGTTGGCACTGCTCAAGGAAGAACCGAAGCTCTATCAGGCAGCGATCGAGAAGGCTGTCACACTGGTCAACGGCTACTACGACACCAAGGTTGATGGTGTTAAGAATGCTGTCACCAAGCTCGAAGAGCTCAAGGGCAAGACCATCCGTCCGGAGCTGCCCGACATCTCCGCCTCTCTCAGTACGCTGCGTGAGCTGATCGAGCGTCGCGCACAGTCAGGAGGTGGTGAGGCATGAGAGTCCTGATACTACTGATCATCATTGGGCTGGCCATTGGTGCCTTGTTCGGTCAGCTGATGCAGGCCTTCCCGGGTTACTGGTTGATTCGGGTCGGCGATACCTCCGTGCAAACGTCCTTCTGGTTCGGGTTGATCCTGCTGTTTGCTGCCTTCGTGGTACTGCATTTCGGTCTGCGTCTGCTGGGGCGCTTTGCGCATCCGTTCTCACGCATCAAGGTGTGGAACAGCCGTACCCGTCACCGTAATGCCACGCGCAAGACCGAACGTGGTCTGGTCGCGCTGGCGGAAGGACGCTGGAAGCGTGCTGAACGCTCTCTGACGCACTCCGCGGAAGACTCCAGCACACCGCTGGTCAACTATCTCTCTGCTGCATTGGCTGCACATTATCAAGGGCGTTTCGATCAGGCGGATACGCTACTCAAACGTGCTCATGCATCGACTCAGGGCTCTGAGAGCGCGGTTGGCTTGGTGCAGGCGCAATTGATGCTGGATCGTCAGCAGCATGAACAGGCGCTGGCGACGTTGACACGCCTCGACAAGCAGTTGAGTGAGCACCCGCAGGTCTTGAAACTGCTCAAGCAGGCTTATCTGGCCGTCAACGACTGGGATGGCTTGCGCCGTCTGTTGCCGCGCCTGGACAAGCAGGATTTGATCTCTCCGGAAGAGAAGAAGGAGCTGGAGCAACGTGCCTATGTCGCACTGATTCAGCAGGCAGCACGCAATCCGGAAGACATCGAGCGTGTGCGCAATCTGTGGGCCGACATGCCGGACCACCTGCGCAGCGATGTGAATCTGGTGGCGCTGTATACGGAGGCATTGATTGCTGGCGGCCAGGAAGGTCTGGCAGAGCGCCTGTTGCGTCATTCTCTCAAGGAGTGCTGGGATTCACGTCTGGTATTGCGTTACGGCCTGTTGGATGTTGATGCACCGCGTCAGCTGGTATATGCCGAGAAGTGGCTGCAAGAGCGGCCGAATGATCCTGATCTGCTGCTGTCGCTGGGCCGTCTGGCACTGCGTAATGCCAGCTGGGGCAAGGCGCAGGAATACTTCGAGGCTAGCCAGCGCCAGCGTCCGAGCGGCACTGTCTGCGCTGAGCTTGCACGTTTGTTCGCCAATCTTGGCGAGCACAACAAGAGTCAGCTTTACTACCGTCAGAGCGTCGAGCTGTTGGATCGCTCACTGCCGGCATTGCCTCAACCGAGCAAGGACAATGCTTGATGTGAGCCCTCTGGCTGCATGGCCAGAGATTGCACTTTCTTTCCTTTATTTATAATTAGTTGTGACAAATTGCACCGGCCAGGTCACTGGCCGGTGATTATCGCTTGCTCTCCGGGTATCCATGTTCACCTTCTCAGGTGACGGGATACCCTTCTTTTTGCCCGTGTATCGCCTCTCTGGCGGTGCAAGACGGCAATTCATTCGATGTCTTGGCCGCTGGTGATCTGCCACGCGCGCTGTACCGCCAAGTGTCCCGTTTGTGAAGATGACGCGAAAGTAGCCATCTGGCGACGCTGGCTTGGGGCATTTCGTCCGTGCGATGATTCCTTGAGTTGAATGGCGCGCCCTCCGGTGTGGCATTCCTCGATTCTTCCCCCCTGAAAGATAATGGAGTCTGCATGTTGCAAAAGTCCCTGGCCCTGATGGGCGCCTCTGTTTTGGCTGTGTCTATTGCCGGTTGTGCCGCTACTGGTAACAGCAACTCCTCAAGCACTGCCAGCACTTCCTCTTCTTCCAGCAGCTCCATGATGAGCATGGCCAGCAGCATGCTGAGCAGCCAGACTGGCGATACCGTGCCGGCAACGGACCTGATGTCCAGCCTGACGTCTCAGCTGGGTGTGACCCCGACTCAAGCATTGGGCGGTTCTGCTGCCATGCTGTCTCTGGCGCAGTCTCAGCTTGGCACCAGTGCCACTTCTGAGCTCTCCAGTGAAGTCCCGCAACTGTCCAGCCTGACCAGCAGCAGCTCGCTCTCCACACTGTCCAACCTGGCAAGCCTGAGCGGCAGCAGCAATGCTTCTTCTCTGGCCAGTGCCGTCAGTGGTGTTGATGACACCTCCTCACTGAACAGCACCTTCTCTCTGCTGGGCATGGACAGCAGCATGGTCTCCCAGTTCGCACCGGTGATGCTGAGCTACATGGGTGGTGAAGGCGTCAGCTCTTCTCTGCTCAGCTCTCTGTCCGGCCTGTGGGGGACTGGCTCCTGAGCCAGCGCTTGCTGCAGTGCGTGTGATGCCGTGATGTTTTTTAGGCCTCATGACAAAAACGCCCCCGAGCCAATGGCTCGGGGGCGTTTTTGTTGCTGCGCTGCAGGCGATGCATGATCACCTGCAGCGTGAGTGGAAGTGTCAGGCGAGTTATGAGTCGCCGTCGACATCCGGTTGGGTGGTTTGACGAATGCGCTGCTCGTCGGCATCCAGCGTATCGCCATCTCTTGCAGTATGGCGAGTCAGCGGCTCCTCCTCCTGAGCGCTCTTCTTGAGAGCCTGCAGTGCTTCGCGCTGCTCGGGAGTCTTCGGCTGACCTGCTGCCGACCCGTCGATCACGAACGGAGAATTCATGGTGCGTACGTTGGCTGGCGGCGCACCCCCGTCCTTGTCCTGACCGAAGTACATCGTCATGTGCGGGAACGGAATCTCGATGCCTGCGGCATCGAAGTGCTGCTTCACGAGTTTGTTGTACTCGCGTCCGATCGCCCACTGATTGCCCGGGCTGGTCTTGATCATCACGCGGATGTTGACGGAGCTGTCAGCCAGCGAGGAAACGCCGGCAACCGTAACGGGTTCGAGGATCTCGGGACCATATTTCCCTGCCTGCAGCTCATCGAAGGCAGCACGCAGATGCACGATGGCATGATCGACATTCTCGCGATAAGAGATGCCGTATTCGCCGACATGGTAGGCGAAGTCACGCATGTAGTTGGACACGGTATCCACTGAGGAGAACGGCACGATATGGAAGGTGCCGGACAGATCACGGATGCCGACCGAGCGGATCGTCAGGCGTTCTGCGGTACCGGTGACACCACCGGCAGAGACGACGTCACCGGTATTGATGGCATTCTCCAGCTGGATGAATACCCCGGTAATGATGTCCTGCACCATCTTCTGGGCACCGAAACCGATCGCCAGACCCAATACCCCGGCACCGGCCAGCAATGGCGCGATATCGATACCAATCTCGGACAACACGATCATGGCTGTGAAGATGATCATCGCGATGGCGATGGCATTGCGGAACAACGCCAGCAGGGTTTCGACGCGTGAGGACGGCTTGCCTTTGCCGGTGTCCGGGTTGAGCTTGTGTTCGATCATGCTGGCGACACCGACCCACAGCACGATGGCGAAGCCGAGAATGAACAGCACATGGAAGATGCGCGACAGCAGCAGGGCGCCAGCGTCAGTCGCCAGCCAGCTGCCAAGTGCCACGATGCCCCAGGTGTTCAACACCATGCCGACCACCACGATCACGATGAGGGCGCGAATCAGACGCAGCCCTGTCGGGATGTAGGAGTTGAGGCGCTTCTCGAGCAGCGGCAGCTGGCCACGCATCTTGTCAGACACCTGAATGCGCTTACCGATCAGCTGGCTGAGTACCTGGGACAGCAGAATGCCCCCGCCGATCGCGACCAGTGTCTTGAGTGTCGCCCCCATCATGAAGGGCAGTGCGGTCTCAGGGGTCGTCTGGGAAATCACGAACAGCGTGACGAAATAGGCCAGTGCAAACAGATGCCAGGTGCGAGCCAGAATGCGCAAGCCGATGGCGACGAGGCCATTGCGGGTTTCCCGGGCCTGGTTCAGCAGGCGGTCGCGCAAGATGATGCGATTGCGCGAGATCACCACGATGGCCCAGATCAGTGTCACTGCCATGATCAGCAGATTCACGAAGCTGCCGACGGCGGTGGCAAGATTGTTGTTGACCATCGGCACCACGACAAGAATGCCGTAGCCAATGAATCCGGCCAGCATGGCCAGTGAGCGATTCCAGTAACGAGCGACTTCGGCCCGCATCGGGAAGAGGCGCAGTCCCTGATAGCCCGACGAGAACAGCATGCGCATCAGCGCCTTGAACAGCTCGATGACCAGATAGGCGTTGAGGAACATCGACTCACGCTGACCAATCACTCCCTGTTCGCCATAGGCGAAGATCGCCAGTAGATAGCCCCCCAGGAAGGCAAGACCGATCACGGCAACATCGACCACTGCTGCAATCACCACGGCAATCATGGTGCGCAGCAACGGGCTACGATGCTGACCATCCAGCGACCATTGACTGACTTTCGAGAACAGCGGATGTGCCAGCCGGCGCAGTATCAGGAACAGGGCGATGGTCGAGACGACGACCAGACCAAGACTGATGGCTTCTTCGCCGAAGTAAGACCAGTCGACCGATTCGGCATCTTCACTGCCCAG is part of the Cobetia sp. L2A1 genome and harbors:
- a CDS encoding uroporphyrinogen-III C-methyltransferase — encoded protein: MPPAAKEGKKSATGIIALILVILLAIVVAVLSWFGWQRLNAIPSAQGIDKQVSESVTQQVGQVSSKVDGLSSTLEKSESRVSDLDKRLSSESKGTEEALNKVLEELSKSQQTDARDWHYAEAEYLLRLANQRLQLERDVNGADALLENADARIAAANNPALLPVRKAIQSELASLDSVPRVDRSGIYLALLAQQEQLARLPLKQDVAEIAAKVENESVPSGGWQKQLARFGNELKDLVTVRRHDEALEALITPEQESYLRQNVRLVLEQAQLALLKEEPKLYQAAIEKAVTLVNGYYDTKVDGVKNAVTKLEELKGKTIRPELPDISASLSTLRELIERRAQSGGGEA
- a CDS encoding uroporphyrinogen-III synthase, whose protein sequence is MAKPVVRGAVQADAASVDEASALRPEVLTTRPGSRGAVLDAMLVDAGCTVECLELMALESLPATQATRQAIIDADLFQGVVVISPQAASCLAEWLEDWWPQLPQGINFYAVGAATAEVLHARLGVRVRVPPRATRGVHAAADAPVGTTSEALLSLPSLQHLEGQRWLLAAGEGGRPLLGDTLEARGAQLTRIALYRRVALALSPQQAGRLAAGAYDAMVVTSNELLETVLTSVTASSLHQPLIVSSHRLATLACAHGFERVTVAEDASPGALTQAVLRACTPVT
- a CDS encoding heme biosynthesis HemY N-terminal domain-containing protein, with the protein product MRVLILLIIIGLAIGALFGQLMQAFPGYWLIRVGDTSVQTSFWFGLILLFAAFVVLHFGLRLLGRFAHPFSRIKVWNSRTRHRNATRKTERGLVALAEGRWKRAERSLTHSAEDSSTPLVNYLSAALAAHYQGRFDQADTLLKRAHASTQGSESAVGLVQAQLMLDRQQHEQALATLTRLDKQLSEHPQVLKLLKQAYLAVNDWDGLRRLLPRLDKQDLISPEEKKELEQRAYVALIQQAARNPEDIERVRNLWADMPDHLRSDVNLVALYTEALIAGGQEGLAERLLRHSLKECWDSRLVLRYGLLDVDAPRQLVYAEKWLQERPNDPDLLLSLGRLALRNASWGKAQEYFEASQRQRPSGTVCAELARLFANLGEHNKSQLYYRQSVELLDRSLPALPQPSKDNA
- a CDS encoding DUF2780 domain-containing protein — encoded protein: MLQKSLALMGASVLAVSIAGCAATGNSNSSSTASTSSSSSSSMMSMASSMLSSQTGDTVPATDLMSSLTSQLGVTPTQALGGSAAMLSLAQSQLGTSATSELSSEVPQLSSLTSSSSLSTLSNLASLSGSSNASSLASAVSGVDDTSSLNSTFSLLGMDSSMVSQFAPVMLSYMGGEGVSSSLLSSLSGLWGTGS
- a CDS encoding mechanosensitive ion channel domain-containing protein — protein: MVLSLAFSSLSHAAESTSTEAEASSSSYESLATLLEDPSQREALIEGLRQLDSQTSEKAVEVAGSEVTLSEDSPSLSRQLATISQDLVADLSATLDRVLDTLNGLGSEDAESVDWSYFGEEAISLGLVVVSTIALFLILRRLAHPLFSKVSQWSLDGQHRSPLLRTMIAVVIAAVVDVAVIGLAFLGGYLLAIFAYGEQGVIGQRESMFLNAYLVIELFKALMRMLFSSGYQGLRLFPMRAEVARYWNRSLAMLAGFIGYGILVVVPMVNNNLATAVGSFVNLLIMAVTLIWAIVVISRNRIILRDRLLNQARETRNGLVAIGLRILARTWHLFALAYFVTLFVISQTTPETALPFMMGATLKTLVAIGGGILLSQVLSQLIGKRIQVSDKMRGQLPLLEKRLNSYIPTGLRLIRALIVIVVVGMVLNTWGIVALGSWLATDAGALLLSRIFHVLFILGFAIVLWVGVASMIEHKLNPDTGKGKPSSRVETLLALFRNAIAIAMIIFTAMIVLSEIGIDIAPLLAGAGVLGLAIGFGAQKMVQDIITGVFIQLENAINTGDVVSAGGVTGTAERLTIRSVGIRDLSGTFHIVPFSSVDTVSNYMRDFAYHVGEYGISYRENVDHAIVHLRAAFDELQAGKYGPEILEPVTVAGVSSLADSSVNIRVMIKTSPGNQWAIGREYNKLVKQHFDAAGIEIPFPHMTMYFGQDKDGGAPPANVRTMNSPFVIDGSAAGQPKTPEQREALQALKKSAQEEEPLTRHTARDGDTLDADEQRIRQTTQPDVDGDS